The following is a genomic window from Nitrospirota bacterium.
GGAGTTCGTCGTAGTGTACAGGGCCGACCTGAAGCCCCTTCTGCTTTCCCCTTCCGAACACAGGCATCTTTGTCAGAGACGGGAAACCCGCTCCTTCCAATGCCAAGACTACCTCTTGCTCTTTCTCCGGCCTAATGAATGCTCTAATCATCTTCATCTCCATTTCCTCCTTTTCAATTATTAGTCTTTTTTTTCTGGATTCCAGCTTTCGTGGGAATGACAGAATATTTTTTACTATTCACTATTTATTGCCTTTTTTAGCCATGGCGGCGGCAATTTTTTTACAGTTTCAAGAAGCATTCTCAATGACTCCTCAATGGAAACAACCTCCTTCACCTTTATGGGCATAATCCCTTTTCTGGCAAGGCGCGCCGCAGAAGGCCCGCCTATTTCCGTGAGATACACAATCTTGCAGTCTGCCAGTTTATCCACTTTACTCCGTACCCTGTCGTCATGCACCTGCCCCAGTCCCTTAGTCTCCTCTATTGCCGAATCCCTTCCGTCCGCAAACTTTCTCATCTCAAGAAATTTATAACCGTCATTTGTTAATTCATACACCGCAAACATTCCCGCCCTTCCGAAATGTTCATCCACATTTACGCCGTCAGTTGTTGCGAATGCCACCTTCATTGATGCACCTCCTTAGCTAATAAATTAGCTGCTTCGTTAATCATAGTTAGCGTTCCCCAGTATCCGATAGTAATCCTGTGGTTGTTTCCCAAAACCTTGTACACAGGGAACCCCATCTGATACAAAGGCGCTCCGAGCCTCTTTGCCGTATCTTCAGCATGGGAATTCGATACGAGAAGATCGAAGTCTCCTTCTATTGAGAAAAGGGCGCTTTTATTTACATCGACTTCAAAAACCTCAGCGCCCATCTCTTCAAGCCATCTTGATGTCTGTACTGAAAGGTCAGGCTCAAGTGCAGTGCATATTTTTTTACTGCCATAATAAAAATGAGCATCCCTCATACCATCAATCAAAATCCTTCTCTGCCGCTCGTATTTTTGGGGAATCGGCTTGCCGCTCAACATCGAAAGCGTTTCCATAAGCATATCCGTATCCCTTAATC
Proteins encoded in this region:
- the nifX gene encoding nitrogen fixation protein NifX, producing MKVAFATTDGVNVDEHFGRAGMFAVYELTNDGYKFLEMRKFADGRDSAIEETKGLGQVHDDRVRSKVDKLADCKIVYLTEIGGPSAARLARKGIMPIKVKEVVSIEESLRMLLETVKKLPPPWLKKAINSE